The genome window CTTATAACTATTCGCAGCTGGGTGAATATCAGAAGGCAATTGAATATTATACCAAAGGCTATGAAGTGCATACCAAAAGGGGAAGTTCTGAGGATGCCGGGTTCTCAACTTCGAATATAGCACAGGTTTACTGGACGCTGGGTGATTATGAAAAAGCAATTGCAACCCATCATAACGCAATAAAACTGAGGGAACAGGCTAATGATCTTGCCGGACAGGGGTACTCCTGGAGCAAACTCGGCGCTCTCTATAAGGAAAGCGGTGACCCGGCAAAAGGAATTGAGGCATTCGAAAAGGCGGTCAAGTTTTATGAACTCGCTAATGATGAAAGCGGTCTTGCGGATGTATATAAAGATCTGGGAGACCTCTATCTTAAAGTAAAAGATCTTTCCAAAGCTAAAGAAAAGCTTGAAAAGTCGCTTGATATCAAACGTAATCTGAAAGACCCTTTCAAACTTGCGGAAGCATACTTCGATATAGCATCTGTGTATTATCAGTACGTTGATTATCCCAATGCTGAGTTAAACTGGAAGAAAGCCCTTGAACTGTATGAACAGATAGGTGATTTCAGCGGTCGGGTATACACACTTGCCAATCTCGGATTGCTTGAATATGTCTATCACAAACGCTTTAATGATGCACTTAAAACCTTTAACCTTGCTGTTCGTCTTTCAGCCGAGGTTAATAACGACAACAATCTTGCCTACTGCTATCAGAGAATAAGCAACCTCTATAAAGAAAACGGCGATGTTGAACTAAGCAAGAAGTATATTGATTCTTCTTATGCCATTTACGTAAAACTGGGAGACCTCGCAAAAATCTCGAGTACCATGGTTGATATTGGATACTATTTTATGAGCCGCGGTGATTTCAAAACCGCTGATTCACTCTTCCGCCAGTCGCAGAAAATCGCTGTTGAGGCAAACAACAATAATCAGATTGCAATAGCAAATCAGAGTCTTGCCGATATGGCTCTCTATACGGGTGAATTCAAGAACGCACTCAGCATTCTTGAGGAAACAAAAAAGATTTATGAAAAGATTGACAACTTTTGGGGGCTTGCCTCCATCAATCTGAGCCTTGGTAATGTGTATAACCATATGGGCGAGTTCGCGAAAGCTATTTATCATTACGATATAGCAGACAGTCTCTATGCATCCAAGGATGATGATTACAGCCGTGCGACTCCGATTAATAATAAAGGAACCATATACTACTGGCAGGGAGATCATGCCTCCGCGCTGCCTCAGTTCCTCAAAGTAAAGGAAATTCTTGAAAAATACAGCGCTAAGAATGAGTTCTACGCGATCGTTCTTTCAAATGCCGGTGAGGTGCTTGCTGAGCAGAAAAAATTCGACGAAGCAAAAAAGTATCTTGATGAAGCCAAGAAGATGGCAGACGGATTTAACTTTAATTCTCTGCAGGTTACGGTAAACACTATTTTCGCGAAGATGAATATCGCCCAGGAAAAATATGAAGATGCCCAAAAGTATATAGATGAAGCATACCGCCTGGTTAAGAAATCCGGCGAGAAGGACCGCCTTACCGATGTTGCAAACATAAAAGGTAAAGTTGCTTATTATAAAAAGGACTTCAAAACCGCATTGCAGTATCTGGATGAATCCGTTTCAATATCACGGCAGATAGGCACAACACGATATCTGTATCAGCCGCTGTATATGCAGGGGCTCATCTACCGCGACCAGAATCAGGTTGACCTCGGCATTAAAAAGCTTAAAGAAGCGATTGAGGTGGTTGAAATCATCCGCGGCAAACTGACCGGAGGCGAACAGGCAGCCAAACTTTTCTCCGCGGGAGAGGAGAAAGTGAAAATCTATGAAGAAATTATTTCTTTGTATATCCAGAAAAATGAGATTGACAGCGCGCTGATATTCCTTGATAAGAGCAATAACGAAGCTCTGAAACAGCAGTTCGGCAAACTTGATGTAAAGTTCAAGGATGAAAACAAAAACGAGGCTATCAATAAAGAAAAAGACCTGAAGAGCAAGGTAAACGGCATTGAAGAAGAAATTGCAAAAGTAAAGGCAAAACCTGAATCTCAGCAAAACAAAGAGTACCTTGAAAGCCTTGAAAAGAGCAAGAATGTTGCGGAGAAAGAGTATATCAACTTTATTACTCAGACCGTGAAGGAGTTCCCGACGCTGCAAAACTATTTTGCCAGCAATGTAAATCCGAAGAGTTTCATCCGTTCAAAGAGCAAGATACCGGATGATGTGGCAGTGCTTGCCTACCTGATGGGTGAGAATCAGTTATATATCTTTGCTGCCTCGCGGGATACCGTTGTCGCAAAGGTAATCCCTGTTACCCGTGAGAAGATCGAAAAATCTGTTGTGAAACTCTACCGTCTGATGAAAGACTCACAGATTGGCAAGTCACTCGGAGATCTTGATCCGACCACGTTTATGCCGAAGACCTCAGGCAAAGATCTGGTTGTTGATTCAAAACTGAAGCCGTTCCTGAATACCACGGATGAACTCTTCCAGACCCTGGTTGGACCGGTATATGATATCATAAAGGATAAAAAGAAACTCTCTATCATCCCATACGGCAAACTTTATTACCTGCCGTTTGAAGCGCTTTCATCTGTCCAGGATGATAAGCGAACTTTCATGAATCAGAAATACTCGATTTTCTATATCAGCACACTGGAAATATTCACCGGACAGACAGATGTTGAGGATATAGACTTCCGTGTAATGGCATTCGGCAATGCTGATAACACACTGCCAAACTCAGAAACGGAAGTGAATGACCTGAAGAAGATATTTGAATCCTCAAAAATCTATGTGAGAAATGAAGCTTCGGAGGATAAGGTCAAAAACCTCACCCCTGATTTTAACGCGCTTCATTTTGCGACTCACGGCAATCTTGACTATAACAAGGTAGAGAACTCCTATCTGACCCTCGCCGCAAATGATATAGCAGGGGAGGATGGTAAACTGACTATCGAAGAGGTTTGGGGTCTTTCAAATCTGAATCAGTATAATCTGGTTACACTATCAGCATGCCAGACTGCCGTAAGTGATGAAATTATCCAGGGCTGGATGGTGAATCCTGCGAATGCATTCTTTGATGTAGGGGTAAAAACCGTAATCGCCTCCCTCTGGCAGGTGGATGACGAGGCAACTTCCATCCTGATGAATGCTTTTTACAAGAATCTAAAGACCATGAACAAGGTGCAGGCGCTTCAGGAGGCAAAACGGGTGCTTCAGCAGACCCCGAAATTCGTCTTCCCTTATTACTGGGCATCCTTTGTGATGGTGGGGGACTACAAGTAGAATTATGAATTGTGAAGTATGAATTATGAATAGTGAATTTTTTGCATTTATGGGGGGTATTTCAGGAATACAGGCACCGGAGCTAAATGAGATATTTACGAGGCTTCAGGGTTTTGCGCCGGAAACCAGACCTGAAAATTGTAGCTCAAATGAGTTATTTTGCCACTTTTGAGCAGATTGGCCTTGTTTTTAACCGGAATTCCTTAACTTTCGGGACAGAAGTTCTCAGGGTTCGGGAACTTTTGCAGTCTTTGTGTGCTATAAAATTCAGAAACAAAATTTTTCAAAAACATCCATTCACAGGAGACACAAAATGTTCACAACAAATCGTTTCGCAGCTTTCGTATTAATGCTCGCGTTTTTATTCACCTCAGTTTCTGTCGCTCAGGACAAGAAGCCGAAGGAAGAAAACAAGAAATCCAATGAGACTGTTACCGTTCCGGCTAACACCATTGACTTCAAAGCACAGTTAAAGTCATCCAACTCATCACTGGATAACCTCGGTGCAATGATTGAAAACGGCCGCAAGAAGGCAGAAGTTAACACCCTGATCGCAGCTGCTATGATCCTCTTCCTCGAAGAAGGAGCTACAAAGTCCAAAGCTCAGATCACCGGTAATGACCTTCTTAAAGAAGCTACCGAACTGGCAACCAAGCAGAAGAATGTTAACGCTCTCAAGACCCTTCAGGGAATCTGGGAAAATTCCATGCTCGGCAACGACAAGAATAAGTCAAAAGATCTCGGCGCAACCATCTCTTCAGTTGAAGCTGAACTCGCTTCCACCAGAGGCCCGGGCGCAAAGGTTGTTGACGTAAAAGTTGAAAACTACACCAACTATACCATCTATGTTTACATTGATGGTGTTTACCAGGGATATCTGAACTCAGGCTACTACGTTGTGTATAACAACGTTGGTACCGGCTGGACAGATTTCTACGCTGAAACAGATAATATCTGGAGCAGCTCACAGGGTAAGTATATCTACTACTACTGGTCAAACTCATACAACCTGACCAACTACGATTATACCTACGCAACCGACTTCACCTGGTCAGTTTATTAATAGGAAATAATCCTCTTATTTGAAGGGCTGTCTGAATAAGGCAGCCCTTTTTTTATTATGAATTATAAAGTATGAATTATGAATCAGGGAGAAACCAGAGATTGGGGGAAAATTGACCTGCGTAAAAACCGATAACCTGTCTTTATTTTATTGAGCACTCATCGCCTGCGGGAATGCACGTTGGCAAAATATAAAGCCCCCGTAATTTTCTCCAAATTCATTTATGGTCCAATTCCTGAATAAGAATTTCGTATTCTGATAAATTCATATATTTGCATGGGTTTCCCGCTGTGAATATAACTCTGACTAATTGTCATACTGATAACGGTGCCGTTAAATAAGATTGAAATACCATGACACTTGAAGATTTAGGATATAACACTCTGCTTGAAAAGTTCAGGATTGAACATGACCTGATCAATTTTGAAATAGGGAGGGTTATTGCTGAACACAAAGAGCGGTATGTAGTCAAAACAGTTAAGGGCGAATTCCACGCTGAGATAACCGGTAATATGCGGTTCACGGCCAGGAACCGTGAAGATTTTCCGGCTGTAGGTGACTGGGTTGCTCTTACTGCTTATGATGATGATTTTGCAATAATTCATGCTATTCTGCCGAGGTTTTCGATCATCAAACGTCAGGCAGTCGGTCAGTTCGGAGAGGTTCAGATTATTGCGGCAAATATTGATTTTGCATTCATTGTGCAGGCTGCTGACAGAGATTTTAATATCAACCGGATAGAAAGATACCTGACGATATGCTACACTTCTAAAGTTACCCACTTAATAGTTCTTACAAAGACTGATTTATTTGACGATTCTAAAATTGATGAACTTAAAGAGAAAATCTCGCAGAGGATTACCCATGTTCCGGTTTTTCCGGTCAGTAATGAGACCAAAAAGGGTTATGAGGCCTTATATACCTCCGTTGAAAAAGGAAAAACGTATTGTCTGCTTGGCTCATCAGGTGTTGGTAAGTCCTCACTGCTGAATAATCTATCCGGTAAATCACTGATGAAAACCGGAAGAATAAGCGAGAGTACTAACAAAGGAAAGCACGTTACAACTCACAGGGAATTAATTTTGCTTGAACAAGGCGGAATCCTGATTGACAATCCCGGAATGAAAGAAGTTGGTATAGCCGATACTGCGGGCGGTTTAGAAGCCACGTTCGACAGTATTCTGCAGTATTCTGAGTCTTGTAAATTTAAGGATTGTACCCACACAACTGAGGCTGGCTGCGGCGTTATTGAAGCTGTTGAGAAGGGAGAACTGGACAAAGAATCTTACCAGAACTTTCTGAAACTGGAGAGGGAGAAAAAACACTTTGAAATGACCACCGCCGAAAAACGCAAAAAAGACAAAATATTCGGTAAGATGATGAAGAACTACAAAAAGGATTTTTATAAAAAGAAATAACTTTTTCCTTCTTTCAGATGTAATTTCATCTGTTTCCTGATTACACCGATGTCACCGCCATACACCTTGTTGGTTTAATTTTGAAGAATCAGAAATCTGATGTCGGGTTACTCTGTCACAAATGAACCCTTCAAGATTCAGTCCCCGGGAAATAAACTCCTGAAAAAGTTTAAGGTGAATATTATAACCACCGCAAAAATTATATTTATCTCAGAATTGTGCTTACATTTACCCAAAATGTGGGCGAATGGGGGGTGAAAACGCGGATTATTTCAAAATTTCCAATTTGTAGTGACCATGAATTTCCTTATCTTTAAAGTCCGAAAAAAATAATTCGCCGGGGTGGCGGAATTGGTAGACGCACAGGACTTAAAATCCTGAGGAAACTTGTTTCCGTGCCGGTTCGAGTCCGGCCCTCGGTACCATTTAATTGGTTCCCGGCGAGTTTTTCAGAGGGGCTTTTAGCTCAGTTGGTTAGAGCGTCTGCTTGACGTGCAGAAGGTCATAGGTTCGAATCCTATAGAGCCCACTATCAGACGGATTGTATCCGGTTTTTTGTTTTAAAGAGTTACAGTGAATATTACCGTTACCCTTCCCGACGGCAGCGCCCGGGAATTTCCTAAAGGCATTACTGCCTTTGAAATAGCTAAAGCCATTTCCCACCGCCTGGCAGATGATGCCCTGGTGGCGGTTATCAATGGTTCACAAACGGAGCTTTACACTCCGGTGGAGTCAGACTGCTCAGTCAGATTTGTGACTTTTGACCAGGAAGAAGGAAAGTATGTTTACTGGCACTCGACCTCGCACCTGATGGCTCATGCTGTACAGGATCTTCATCCTGAAGCTAAATTCGGCGTTGGTCCTCCGGTTGACGGCGGTTTTTACTACGACATCGACGTGAATAAAAAACTCACTGAAGATGACCTGAAAGTCATTGAGGAGAGGATGGCGGTACTGGCTAAACAGGCAAATCCGTTTGTCCGTCAGGAGCTAAGCAAAGCTGAGGCGGTTGCCTTCTTTGAAAAGAAGGGAGACCCCTATAAACTGGAAATCCTGAGCGAACTGGATGATACTCAGGAGACCATCAGTCTGTATCACGAAGGAGATTTTACCGATCTATGCGTCGGGCGTCATCTCCCGGATACCGGCAAGATTAAGTATTTCAAGCTGCTGAGCGTTTCAGGTTCCTACTGGCGCGGCGATGAAAAGAATAAGCAGCTTCAGAGAATTTACGGGGTTTCATTCCCCAAAAAGAAAATGCTTGAAGATCACCTGGCTTTCCTCGAAGAGGCAAAAAAGCGTGATCACCGTAAGCTCGGCAAACAGCTTGACCTTTTCTCGGTTCATGAAGAAGCAGGAGCCGGGCTTATTTACTGGCATCCTAAGGGTGCAAGAATCCGCCTTGAGGTGGAGGACTTCTGGAGGAAAGCACATTTGGATAACGGCTATCAGATGCTTTACTCCCCCCACATGGGCAAAAGCTGGCTCTGGGAAACCAGCGGTCACTTAGGTTTTTACCGCGACAGTATGTACGCCGGTATGAAGGTTGACGAAATGGACTATTACATCAAACCGATGAACTGTCCGTTTCATATCATGATTTATAAAACGCAGCTCCGTTCCTATCGTGATCTTCCGTTGCGCTGGGCTGAGCTCGGAACGGTTTACCGTTACGAAAAATCAGGCGTGCTTCACGGCCTGCTTCGCGTCAGAGGATTCACTCAGGATGATGCACATATATTCTGCACACTTGAGCAGGTTGAACCGGAAGTAATTGAAGTTATCAGATTTGCCAAGTATATACTCGGCTCGTTCGGGTTCACTGATCTGAATTTTTACCTTTCGACCAAGCCGGAAAAAGCGGTTGGTGAAGATCATCTTTGGGAGAAAGCCACAGAGTCTCTGAAACTCGCAATGGAAAAGGAACGGATTCCTTATGAAGTTGACGAGGGAGGCGGAGCATTCTACGGACCAAAGATTGACATCAAGATTAAAGATGCCCTTAACCGCGAGTGGCAGTTAAGCACCGTGCAGTTTGATTTTAATCTGCCGGAGCGCTTTGATATGAAATATATCGGTGAAGACGGTAAAGAACATCGTCCGTTCATGGTACACCGCGCACTGCTCGGCTCAATTGAACGGTTCTTTGGTATTCTGCTCGAACATTATGCCGGAGATTTTCCTCTCTGGCTTGCACCGGTTCAGGCAGCAGTTATACCGGTATCACAGAATTATATGGAATATGCGCAGTCAGTAACTGACAAACTTCAGAAAGCCGGTATCAGAGTTGAACTTGATCACCGCAGTGAAAAAATCGGCTATAAGATCAGGGACTGGGAGCTGAAAAAAGCACCGTATATGCTCATCGTTGGTGAGAAAGAACAGTCGGCAGGTACGGTATCCGTCAGAAAGCGGAAATCGGCTGACTCAGTAAGCTCAACCGCTGATGAACTTATCGCGCAGTTTCTTGAAGAGATTAACAACAAAATATATCACTAACAAAGAGGTAATTCTATCGCAGGCGCCGAAGAAATCAGAATAAATGAAGAGATCACCGCAAGAACCGTGCGGGTGATTGATTCAGCAGGAGATCAGCTTGGAGTATTTTTAGTTGCAGATGCAATCCGGCTGGCAAAATCAAAAGAACTTGACCTGGTGGAAATTGCACCAAAAGCAGAACCGCCGGTTTGCAAAATAATTGATTTCGGCAAGTATAAATATGAAATGCAGAAGCGTGAAAAGACGCAGAAAAAGAATCAGCACGTTTCTGTCATGAAGGAAATCAGATTTCATCCGAACACGGATTCGCATGATTTCGATTTCAAAACCAAGCACGCGATCGGATTCCTTGAAGACGGCAACAAGGTAAAGGCAGTAGTGGTGTTCAAGGGGCGCGAGATGGCATATACATCACAGGGAGAGGTATTGCTGAATCAGTTTATTGAACGGGTGAGTGAATATTCAAAAGTTGAAAGCCCCCTGAAAATGGAAGGGCGTAACATGAGTGTAATTGTGGTCCCGCAAAAGGGCAAAAAGAAAAAATAATCAACAAATAGGAATAACAATGCCTAAAATGAAAAGTAACCGCGGAGCTTCCAAAACGTTCAGAAGAACTGCTTCCGGTCAGTTTAAGAGAAAAAAGGCGTATAAGAGCCATATTCTCACCTCCAAATCAACCAAGAGAAAAAGAAACCTGAGACATGGTACTCTTGTTGATAAAACCAATTTGCAAAAAGTTCAAATAATGCTGCAATAAAGGAGAAAATAAGAAATGCCAAGATCTAAAAATAAAGTTGCAGCTCACAGAAGAAGAAAACGCGTTCTTGAGAGAGCCAAAGGTTACTGGGGTGCCAGGAAAAACGTCTGGACGATTGCCAAGAACCACATTGAAAAAGGATTAACTCACGCATTCAGAGACAGACGCCTCAAGAAGAGAGATTACCGCGGTCTTTGGATTATCAGAATTAACGCAGCCGCAAGGATGCACGGCCTCAGCTATTCAAAGCTGATCCACCTGTTGTCTGAAAAAGAAGTAGGACTTAACAGAAAAGTACTTGCTAAACTTGCTGCTGAACATCCGGCAGTGTTTGCTGATGTAGTTTCTTACGTAAAAAGTTAATCCATAGATACATGTTTCATTATCCTCTCTTCCTTACAAGGGGGAGAGGGTATTTTGTTTTAAAGGGTTATGTCCGATGAAAGAAAAGATTGATGAACTGAAAAACCGGGCTCAGGAGTCTCTGGCTAAAATTAATGACCAGAAATCACTTGAGGAATTCCGTATTGCATATCTGGGCAGAAACGGCGCTGTATCAGGCCTGTTTTCTGAACTGAAGAATGTGCCCAAAGAGGAAAAGCCGCAGGTCGGCAATATGCTGAATCATCTGCGTGATGAACTGACAGCAGCCTTTACCGAGCTGGCATCTAAATACGAAAACAGCGGCGATGAACCCGCTGCCCGCATTGATCTTTCACTCCCCGGCAGAGCCCGCGTTATCGGAAGCCGGCATCTGGTTACGCAAACCATGGATGATATTAAAGCCATTTTTAAACGGATGGGCTTCTCGATATATACAGGGCCCGAAGTTGAATCTGATTACTACAATTTTGAAGCGCTGAACTTCCCTCCGAACCACCCTGCCCGCGATATGCAGGATACCTTTTTTATCAGCGATAATTTTGTTCTCCGCACGCATACCACTCCCGTGCAGGTGAGAATTATGGAAGCAGGACCACCGCCTGTCCGTGCAATCATGCCCGGCAAAGTGTACCGCAATGAGGATATCAACGCACGCAGCCACTGTATCTTTCACCAGATTGACGGTATTGCCGTTGGTGATAATGTCACTTTTATGGAATTAAAAAGCACGCTTCTTTCGTTTGCAAAAGAATTTTACGGAAGCAGCATTAAGCACCGCTTCAGGGCAAGTTTCTTCCCGTTTACCGAACCGAGTGCAGAGCTTGATGTAACCTGCTTTATCTGCAGCGGCAAAGGATGCAGAATGTGCAAACATTCCGGCTGGCTCGAAATTCTCGGCTGCGGCATGGTTGACCCTAATGTATTTAAGAGCGTGGGATATGATCCGGAAAAGATTACCGGTTATGCATTTGGCATGGGTGTTGAGCGTATCGGTATACTGAAATACGGTCTCCCTGATATACGTCTCTATTTTGAAAACGATCTCAGATTTTTAAGGCAGTTTTAATCATGGTAATATCACTCAACTGGCTGAAAGAATATATATCGCTTGACGGAATTTCCCCTGAAGAAATTTCTGAAAAGCTGACCAATGCCGGACTGGAAGTCGAAAAAATGACTGACCAGCGGGCGATGTATAAAGGATTTGTTGCTGCGCATGTGCGGGAGTGCGTTAAACATCCGAATGCTGATAAATTGTCTCTCTGCAAAGTGTGGGACGGACAGAATGAACTGAGTGTGGTCTGCGGTGCACCCAATGTTGCAACCGGACAGAAGGTTGTTCTTGCTTCCATTGGGACACATATTCCCGGAAAAGATTTCGTGATAAAGAAATCCAAAATCCGGGGCGCTGAGTCAGAAGGCATGCTCTGCTCAGAATCAGAACTCGCTATCAGTGATAATCACGATGGCATCATGGTTCTTCCTGAAGATACTGAAGCGGGAAAAGATATATCGGACGTGTTAGGACTTAATGATGTAATTTTTGAGATAGGCATAACACCAAACCGCCCCGATGCACTTTCTCATCTGGGAGTTGCCCGTGACCTGGCGGCGATTTTTGACAGGGAAATCAGGAAACCCTCACTGAAAAATTCCACCGCGGCAGATGATATAGATGCACTTGCATCTGTGGAAATTGCTGATGCTCAGGGCTGCCCGCGATATACTGCCAAAGTTATAACAGATGTTACTATTGGACCTTCGCCGGAATGGCTTAAGAACAGGATTCAGTCAATCGGGCTCAGGTCAATCAATAATGTGGTGGATGTTACCAATTTTATCTTGCATGAACTTGGCCAGCCGCTTCATGCATTCGATCTTGATACCCTTG of Ignavibacteriales bacterium contains these proteins:
- a CDS encoding tetratricopeptide repeat protein, encoding MSNARILVYLFAFMLFSSASDLLAQEAKIFNHKYMEVDSAQSLHDQGVTDYEAGEYWTAIRKWMDCIPAYERGGEAGLLVSVLSNIGLAYENLYIPVLAAYYYELAYKTAVAANLSTSAHQYTGYTAGTLVKYELYSLSSFYFDEKRKLAETLGEGYDDDSEKASIIADSVKSASEWLSKNRASVMKTLTPSKSAFQTYLMAAVYSIRTGNYKDGDLFLSKASEMMQFAGPDEVILFSDAATGLEIAVRNYGKEIGTAPKRTKETAKNEFYILSVRYITPDSAEAVVAGGTADGLFVGSKGDISGAYFTDVEGHSSFYLGAIRVIKAGEFVSTIGIKLKTPGKEWKMVYPGDFAGLEVYTLERSFSSVLEKTAAINMNYRTLNNQILYSRFMLSRYNNASLEKRVVEALVDDLHASHERYSQYVNDYPTWTAPSEKGYLKGVSMMDGIKDASYETVSVYLTYVSEYPGSWNGKNSQFPVMFATWLLSDSPLNKSQLKQIIWESIGKAKPSEFMSRYGASLEDESLIGEIAGSIEDSIIVRAGEYPVQIAQLQYLDSLASYLPASWDYMKTNFELGQAYRDTKEYQKSGHHFRKARYLYIKGDYMWDAAETLHNDALNLQDQDFLKESAAMFDSAITLKMQVSAKDPSDALYETIGSSLWGKAWSIRYLNEYDEAIKIYQLSVAYYDSSKRQSAKASKLTVLDNIGEIYEKKGDHNRAIEHYFGMMPLIKELNNLQEEGEALNDIAYNYSQLGEYQKAIEYYTKGYEVHTKRGSSEDAGFSTSNIAQVYWTLGDYEKAIATHHNAIKLREQANDLAGQGYSWSKLGALYKESGDPAKGIEAFEKAVKFYELANDESGLADVYKDLGDLYLKVKDLSKAKEKLEKSLDIKRNLKDPFKLAEAYFDIASVYYQYVDYPNAELNWKKALELYEQIGDFSGRVYTLANLGLLEYVYHKRFNDALKTFNLAVRLSAEVNNDNNLAYCYQRISNLYKENGDVELSKKYIDSSYAIYVKLGDLAKISSTMVDIGYYFMSRGDFKTADSLFRQSQKIAVEANNNNQIAIANQSLADMALYTGEFKNALSILEETKKIYEKIDNFWGLASINLSLGNVYNHMGEFAKAIYHYDIADSLYASKDDDYSRATPINNKGTIYYWQGDHASALPQFLKVKEILEKYSAKNEFYAIVLSNAGEVLAEQKKFDEAKKYLDEAKKMADGFNFNSLQVTVNTIFAKMNIAQEKYEDAQKYIDEAYRLVKKSGEKDRLTDVANIKGKVAYYKKDFKTALQYLDESVSISRQIGTTRYLYQPLYMQGLIYRDQNQVDLGIKKLKEAIEVVEIIRGKLTGGEQAAKLFSAGEEKVKIYEEIISLYIQKNEIDSALIFLDKSNNEALKQQFGKLDVKFKDENKNEAINKEKDLKSKVNGIEEEIAKVKAKPESQQNKEYLESLEKSKNVAEKEYINFITQTVKEFPTLQNYFASNVNPKSFIRSKSKIPDDVAVLAYLMGENQLYIFAASRDTVVAKVIPVTREKIEKSVVKLYRLMKDSQIGKSLGDLDPTTFMPKTSGKDLVVDSKLKPFLNTTDELFQTLVGPVYDIIKDKKKLSIIPYGKLYYLPFEALSSVQDDKRTFMNQKYSIFYISTLEIFTGQTDVEDIDFRVMAFGNADNTLPNSETEVNDLKKIFESSKIYVRNEASEDKVKNLTPDFNALHFATHGNLDYNKVENSYLTLAANDIAGEDGKLTIEEVWGLSNLNQYNLVTLSACQTAVSDEIIQGWMVNPANAFFDVGVKTVIASLWQVDDEATSILMNAFYKNLKTMNKVQALQEAKRVLQQTPKFVFPYYWASFVMVGDYK
- the rsgA gene encoding ribosome small subunit-dependent GTPase A, encoding MTLEDLGYNTLLEKFRIEHDLINFEIGRVIAEHKERYVVKTVKGEFHAEITGNMRFTARNREDFPAVGDWVALTAYDDDFAIIHAILPRFSIIKRQAVGQFGEVQIIAANIDFAFIVQAADRDFNINRIERYLTICYTSKVTHLIVLTKTDLFDDSKIDELKEKISQRITHVPVFPVSNETKKGYEALYTSVEKGKTYCLLGSSGVGKSSLLNNLSGKSLMKTGRISESTNKGKHVTTHRELILLEQGGILIDNPGMKEVGIADTAGGLEATFDSILQYSESCKFKDCTHTTEAGCGVIEAVEKGELDKESYQNFLKLEREKKHFEMTTAEKRKKDKIFGKMMKNYKKDFYKKK
- the thrS gene encoding threonine--tRNA ligase; amino-acid sequence: MTVTLPDGSAREFPKGITAFEIAKAISHRLADDALVAVINGSQTELYTPVESDCSVRFVTFDQEEGKYVYWHSTSHLMAHAVQDLHPEAKFGVGPPVDGGFYYDIDVNKKLTEDDLKVIEERMAVLAKQANPFVRQELSKAEAVAFFEKKGDPYKLEILSELDDTQETISLYHEGDFTDLCVGRHLPDTGKIKYFKLLSVSGSYWRGDEKNKQLQRIYGVSFPKKKMLEDHLAFLEEAKKRDHRKLGKQLDLFSVHEEAGAGLIYWHPKGARIRLEVEDFWRKAHLDNGYQMLYSPHMGKSWLWETSGHLGFYRDSMYAGMKVDEMDYYIKPMNCPFHIMIYKTQLRSYRDLPLRWAELGTVYRYEKSGVLHGLLRVRGFTQDDAHIFCTLEQVEPEVIEVIRFAKYILGSFGFTDLNFYLSTKPEKAVGEDHLWEKATESLKLAMEKERIPYEVDEGGGAFYGPKIDIKIKDALNREWQLSTVQFDFNLPERFDMKYIGEDGKEHRPFMVHRALLGSIERFFGILLEHYAGDFPLWLAPVQAAVIPVSQNYMEYAQSVTDKLQKAGIRVELDHRSEKIGYKIRDWELKKAPYMLIVGEKEQSAGTVSVRKRKSADSVSSTADELIAQFLEEINNKIYH
- a CDS encoding translation initiation factor IF-3, producing the protein MNEEITARTVRVIDSAGDQLGVFLVADAIRLAKSKELDLVEIAPKAEPPVCKIIDFGKYKYEMQKREKTQKKNQHVSVMKEIRFHPNTDSHDFDFKTKHAIGFLEDGNKVKAVVVFKGREMAYTSQGEVLLNQFIERVSEYSKVESPLKMEGRNMSVIVVPQKGKKKK
- the rpmI gene encoding 50S ribosomal protein L35; this translates as MPKMKSNRGASKTFRRTASGQFKRKKAYKSHILTSKSTKRKRNLRHGTLVDKTNLQKVQIMLQ
- the rplT gene encoding 50S ribosomal protein L20, producing MPRSKNKVAAHRRRKRVLERAKGYWGARKNVWTIAKNHIEKGLTHAFRDRRLKKRDYRGLWIIRINAAARMHGLSYSKLIHLLSEKEVGLNRKVLAKLAAEHPAVFADVVSYVKS
- the pheS gene encoding phenylalanine--tRNA ligase subunit alpha; protein product: MKEKIDELKNRAQESLAKINDQKSLEEFRIAYLGRNGAVSGLFSELKNVPKEEKPQVGNMLNHLRDELTAAFTELASKYENSGDEPAARIDLSLPGRARVIGSRHLVTQTMDDIKAIFKRMGFSIYTGPEVESDYYNFEALNFPPNHPARDMQDTFFISDNFVLRTHTTPVQVRIMEAGPPPVRAIMPGKVYRNEDINARSHCIFHQIDGIAVGDNVTFMELKSTLLSFAKEFYGSSIKHRFRASFFPFTEPSAELDVTCFICSGKGCRMCKHSGWLEILGCGMVDPNVFKSVGYDPEKITGYAFGMGVERIGILKYGLPDIRLYFENDLRFLRQF